The following proteins come from a genomic window of Corynebacterium falsenii:
- a CDS encoding FAD:protein FMN transferase, whose protein sequence is MLDNEYPRPATSAAPTTDAAPACIRWTQWTCEMDLWVADGRRLADARTIVDQVLRSIDRACNRFDATSELSLLTAMASTRHVRTEVSDVLADLLQLADHARGLTAGLVDANVGRDVMAWGYGGGETHRDTSAPQYRSSARRGFAIDGNRLDLPQGGVIDLGAVAKPYAADWAATAAAEQCGCGVLVNLGGDIACAGASPRGGWRILVQDGADEPADSLTIVCGRGERMGVATSSTLHRRWAVDIDGARTTISHLFDPRTGAPASDYWRSVTAIAPTATEANVWTTAVVVQGAKAEGIGTLSALPVRLVRSDGRVTRSSMWPRAAEERTESDASGTSDTVGTADTAENERKAA, encoded by the coding sequence ATGCTGGACAACGAATACCCCCGCCCCGCCACGAGCGCTGCACCCACCACCGACGCTGCACCCGCCTGCATCCGCTGGACGCAATGGACGTGCGAGATGGACCTGTGGGTCGCCGACGGTCGCCGCCTCGCCGACGCGCGCACCATCGTGGACCAGGTTCTGCGGTCCATCGATCGGGCTTGTAATCGCTTCGACGCCACCAGCGAGCTCTCCCTCCTCACCGCCATGGCCTCCACGAGGCATGTCCGGACGGAAGTATCGGATGTCCTCGCCGACCTGCTCCAGCTCGCTGACCATGCGCGCGGGCTGACGGCGGGCTTGGTGGATGCGAACGTCGGCCGCGATGTGATGGCCTGGGGCTATGGCGGGGGAGAGACTCACCGGGACACGAGCGCACCCCAATACCGCAGCAGCGCGCGGCGCGGATTTGCCATCGACGGCAACCGGCTCGACCTTCCGCAGGGCGGGGTCATCGATCTCGGCGCCGTGGCCAAGCCCTATGCGGCCGACTGGGCCGCAACGGCTGCGGCTGAACAGTGCGGCTGCGGAGTGCTCGTCAACCTCGGCGGAGACATCGCCTGCGCGGGTGCATCGCCGCGCGGTGGGTGGCGCATCCTCGTTCAAGATGGGGCCGATGAGCCCGCCGACTCCCTCACGATTGTGTGCGGGCGGGGTGAACGTATGGGCGTCGCCACGAGTAGCACCCTGCATAGGCGATGGGCAGTGGACATCGACGGCGCGCGCACCACGATTAGCCACCTGTTTGATCCGCGGACGGGCGCGCCCGCCAGCGACTATTGGCGCAGCGTGACGGCGATCGCGCCGACCGCGACCGAGGCGAACGTGTGGACCACCGCGGTGGTCGTGCAGGGCGCGAAGGCCGAGGGGATCGGCACGCTCAGTGCGCTGCCCGTCCGGCTCGTGCGCAGCGACGGGCGGGTAACGCGTAGCTCCATGTGGCCGAGGGCTGCGGAGGAACGCACCGAATCAGACGCTTCAGGCACTTCAGACACAGTGGGCACTGCAGACACAGCAGAAAACGAACGAAAGGCGGCGTGA
- a CDS encoding TetR/AcrR family transcriptional regulator, with translation MSRKIDREQRRQELANALWNVILKEGMAAVSIRSVAKEAGVVPGSLRYVFPTRAELIMYSARLMIDKVTDRIRTITPPGSAREYALAVIAELLPLDDTRRAEFDINLSLAVEARTFPELREILREASDGLLYICRRAVCGVRGLPENSADSDIELQAHTLHSLIDGASFRIFQQDPSEGTSWAMRMIEAELERIAAISNV, from the coding sequence ATGTCACGGAAGATCGATCGGGAACAGCGACGGCAGGAACTCGCAAACGCGTTATGGAACGTGATCCTCAAAGAAGGCATGGCGGCCGTCTCTATCCGCTCGGTCGCTAAAGAGGCCGGAGTGGTTCCCGGCTCCCTGCGCTACGTCTTCCCCACCCGCGCGGAGCTCATCATGTACTCAGCCAGGCTTATGATCGACAAGGTCACAGATCGCATCCGCACTATTACCCCTCCAGGGTCCGCCCGAGAATACGCACTTGCTGTAATCGCCGAACTACTCCCGCTTGATGACACGCGCCGTGCGGAGTTCGATATCAATCTCTCGCTAGCTGTTGAAGCTCGGACATTCCCCGAGTTGCGGGAGATCCTTCGTGAGGCGAGCGATGGCCTCCTCTACATCTGCCGCCGTGCAGTGTGTGGTGTTCGTGGCCTTCCCGAAAATAGCGCCGATTCCGACATCGAACTTCAGGCTCACACCCTCCATTCCCTAATCGACGGAGCCTCTTTCCGCATTTTCCAACAGGATCCCAGCGAGGGAACATCCTGGGCAATGCGGATGATTGAGGCGGAACTGGAACGCATCGCGGCGATTTCCAATGTATGA
- a CDS encoding glycoside hydrolase family 76 protein, with protein sequence MPHITPEQWDHRADLAEQAVVERHATRLWGLPKTTLAVIAWPPTSRDKFFFRWHYWWQAHYIDNLVDAATRRPTKSHLAAIRRHVRAMKIRNFGKLTRNNYYDDKAWLALALQRAQKLDKIGHFRGYDALVQNIFDGVDSLTGVLPWRTNETFYNVPTNGPAAILAAREGKVELAEQLVDWTFEHLINEQGLVMDGVRMRMHGPEIVSAIHPYCQGVMLGACTELALAQRRQAGVKPGEVSEVGMKHITRVHGLIKAINNHMTTSAGSIDWPTSGGDGGLFNGILARYLALVATSLPPAGRHSDESRRIARQLVFTTAETVWRYRLEVDGLPVFSSKWADDAVMPQSGGLVGATIAGAVSSSDIAERDLSVQLSGWMLMEAAAATAAADKSKSST encoded by the coding sequence GTGCCACATATCACTCCGGAACAATGGGATCACCGCGCCGACCTCGCCGAGCAGGCCGTCGTGGAGCGTCACGCCACCCGCCTCTGGGGCCTGCCGAAGACCACCCTGGCCGTCATCGCCTGGCCCCCGACCTCCCGCGACAAGTTCTTCTTCCGCTGGCACTACTGGTGGCAGGCTCATTACATCGATAATTTGGTCGACGCCGCCACGCGCCGGCCCACCAAGAGCCATCTCGCGGCCATCCGCAGGCATGTCCGGGCCATGAAGATCCGGAACTTCGGCAAGCTGACCCGCAACAACTACTACGACGACAAAGCGTGGCTCGCCCTCGCCCTCCAGCGCGCCCAGAAGCTGGACAAGATCGGCCACTTCCGCGGCTACGACGCGCTGGTGCAGAATATCTTCGATGGCGTGGATAGCCTCACCGGCGTGCTCCCGTGGCGCACCAACGAGACCTTCTACAACGTCCCCACCAACGGTCCCGCCGCCATCCTGGCCGCCCGCGAGGGCAAAGTGGAGCTCGCTGAGCAGCTGGTGGACTGGACCTTCGAGCACCTCATTAACGAGCAGGGTCTGGTCATGGACGGCGTGCGCATGCGCATGCATGGCCCGGAGATCGTCAGCGCTATCCACCCGTACTGCCAGGGCGTCATGCTCGGTGCGTGCACGGAGCTGGCGTTGGCGCAGCGTCGCCAAGCTGGGGTCAAGCCCGGCGAGGTCTCGGAGGTGGGCATGAAGCACATCACCCGCGTTCATGGCCTCATCAAGGCGATCAATAACCACATGACCACCAGCGCTGGGTCGATCGACTGGCCCACGTCGGGTGGCGATGGCGGCCTGTTCAACGGCATTCTTGCCCGTTATCTTGCGCTTGTGGCTACCAGCCTTCCCCCGGCGGGCCGCCACAGCGACGAGAGCCGTCGTATCGCGCGCCAGCTCGTCTTCACGACCGCGGAGACAGTGTGGCGCTATCGCCTGGAAGTCGATGGACTCCCGGTCTTCTCCTCGAAGTGGGCCGATGATGCCGTGATGCCCCAATCCGGTGGACTCGTCGGGGCCACGATCGCGGGCGCGGTCTCCAGCTCCGACATCGCGGAGCGCGACCTGTCCGTGCAGCTGTCCGGTTGGATGCTCATGGAAGCGGCCGCCGCAACCGCTGCCGCCGATAAAAGCAAGAGCAGCACATAA